A region of the Pseudomonas sp. A34-9 genome:
AGACTTCGCCATTAAAGGTACGCAAGGCGACTTGTAGCTCATCGATTTCGTTATAGAGCCGATGCCACGGGAAATCCTGCCAGTTGATATTGGCTTGCGCGCTGAGGCCTTTGCTCCAGTCGACGCTGCCCGTGAGTTTCAAGCTTTGCTTGTCGTTGGCCGTCAGGTCGAGGCCGGCGATCTGCGCGCCGCTGGCATCGACCTTGCCTTTGAGCAACAGCGCCACCGGGCCTTTATCGGCGGGCAGCGTGGCGGTGCCGTTTAACTGGTAACCGTTTTTCAGGTCGCCTTCGCCGATCAGCAGCAGTTGATTGAGTTGCAGGGTATCCGGCAGATCGGCACTCGGCTTGAAAGCTTCGGAAGTGATGCGCACTTTCGCCGGAAGGTTTTCCACCAGCGGTTGCAGTTCGCCGCTCAACTGGCCGTCGAGGTAACCACGGCTGTCGGCGTGCAGGTTGAGGGTTTTCAGCAGATCGCCGTCGATCTTCAACGCCAGCGTCCACGGCCCCGTGCCAGGCGATGGCAACGTCAGTTCCCCGGCGATGTTCAGCGGCCAGTTGCCGGTCGGCGTGAGTGTGCCGGACAGGTTCAGGCTGAGGTCGTCGCGCTGCAATTTCACGCTGTCGATCTGCATACCCTGAGCGGTCCAGTGCGCCGCGAGTTGCAAGCCCTTGAGCTGTTCGCTGCCGTTGAACAGCAGGCTGCCGACCTGCACGTCGCCCAGTTCGATGGCCACCGGCAATTGCAGATCCGGCAGTTTGATCGGACCGCTCTCGGTCGTCTCTTCGCTCGGCGGCAATTGCAGAATGACCTGATCAGCCTTGAGCTGTTCGATGCACAAGGTCATGCGCGTGAGGCACAGCGGCGACCAGGCGAAGATTGCCTTGTTCAGCTCGACGCGGCTGCTGTCCTGCTGCCACAACAGATGATCGGCGCTCCATTGCCCGCCGAGGCGACCGTGGAAATTTTCCATGCTCAAGCCCGGCACGAGGCCCAGCACCCAGCGGCTGCCGGCCTGCGTGCCGAGCACGGCAGTTAGGCTCAATACAAGCAACAACACCAGCGCCAGCAACGCCAGCGCCGTAATCTTCAAACCACGCTTCACAGCTCAGGCCCCATGGAAAAGTGCAGCCGGATGCCGCCATCGTCGTCGAGTGCATGGGCCAGGTCGAGGCGGATCGGCCCCACCGGCGAGACCCAGCGCACACCAATACCGACCCCGGTTTTAAGGTTCGGCAGTTCGAGTTTGTTGAATGAGTTGCCTTGGTCGACGAAGGTCGCCACGCGCCATTTCTCGGCGATCGAATATTGATACTCGACGCTGCCGGCGACCATATAGCGGCCACCGATGCGATCACCCTTGGAGTTCTCCGGGGACAGGCTCTGGTAGTCGTAACCGCGCACGCTCTGATCGCCGCCGGCGAAGAAACGCAGCGACGGCGGCACCGCGTTGTAGCCATTGGTGGCGCTGCCGCCGACCTGCACGCGACCGAGGAAACGGTGTTTGTCGAACACCGTGGTCAGGCCTTTGACCAGCGCGGTGCCATATAAAAGGTTGTTATCGGAACCGAGGCCTTCCTTCGCCACTTTGCTTTCGAAACTCAGGCGATAGCCATTGTGCGGGTCGATACGGTTGTCGCTTTTCAGGTACGAGTAACTGATGCCGGGCATCAGTAAGGTACTCAGGCCGGAGTCGTCGCCGAGTTCATATTCTTCGCGCTGCCATTTCAGCGAGATCACCCGCTGCCAGCCGCTCGGTAACTTGCTGTGCCATTCCGGGCCGAAGGTCAGCAGTTTGCTCAAGGTGTCGGAGCCGTCGATGTCTTCGAATTGATAGCCGCCGGCCCAGCGCAATTTATCGGTCAGGGGCGGGTCGAGCGGGATGTCGTAGAACAGCCCGACGTTTTGCCGCGGCGCCGAGAGTTCGGCTTCCCAGCCATAACTGTCGCCTTGCGGGTTGACCCAGTGGCGCGTCCAGTTGGCTTTGATGCGCGGGCCGACGTCGGTCGAATAACCGAGGCCCAGGCCCATGGTGCGCGGCTTGCGCGTGTCGAGTTTGACGTCGACCGGGATCACGTCGTTCTGGGCAGCGGTCGGTGCGGCATCGACGCGTATGCCTTCAAAATAACCGCTCGATTGCAGATCACGGTTCAAT
Encoded here:
- a CDS encoding autotransporter assembly complex family protein: MKFPGRFTSGVLMLLTSCAALAQSELDVRIKPSNDELKANIEGYIGSLGDRDEEALQRFSRGAEEQARKAAQALGYYQPQIESDVKGGDKPRLVLNIDPGEPIHLRNVTIRVDGPAASLKSFRVPKSDALKSGAVLNHGRYEDAKRLIQNQASRFGFFSGHFTSQKLMVDPRAGVADIELIYESGPRYALGKVKFEGDTPFDEDLLQRMVPFKEGEPYDSELIAELNRDLQSSGYFEGIRVDAAPTAAQNDVIPVDVKLDTRKPRTMGLGLGYSTDVGPRIKANWTRHWVNPQGDSYGWEAELSAPRQNVGLFYDIPLDPPLTDKLRWAGGYQFEDIDGSDTLSKLLTFGPEWHSKLPSGWQRVISLKWQREEYELGDDSGLSTLLMPGISYSYLKSDNRIDPHNGYRLSFESKVAKEGLGSDNNLLYGTALVKGLTTVFDKHRFLGRVQVGGSATNGYNAVPPSLRFFAGGDQSVRGYDYQSLSPENSKGDRIGGRYMVAGSVEYQYSIAEKWRVATFVDQGNSFNKLELPNLKTGVGIGVRWVSPVGPIRLDLAHALDDDGGIRLHFSMGPEL